From Solea senegalensis isolate Sse05_10M linkage group LG19, IFAPA_SoseM_1, whole genome shotgun sequence, the proteins below share one genomic window:
- the mafk gene encoding transcription factor MafK isoform X2 yields MQGMTTQFKTSKALKVKREVVENAPALSDDELVAMSVRELNQHLRGLTKDDVVRLKQRRRTLKNRGYAASCRIKRVTQKEELERQKIDLQQEVDKLARENASMRLELDALRAKYEALQCFARTVTRGPLSPGKVATTSVITIVKSANHNNSSPTPFSAQS; encoded by the exons ATGCAGGGAATGACGACTCAGTTCAAGACGAGCAAAGCTTTAAAG GTCAAGAGGGAGGTGGTCGAAAATGCCCCAGCGCTCAGCGACGACGAGCTGGTGGCCATGTCCGTGCGCGAGCTCAACCAGCACCTGCGCGGGCTGACCAAGGACGACGTCGTGCGGTTGAAGCAGAGGCGACGCACGCTCAAGAACCGGGGCTACGCCGCCAGCTGCCGCATCAAGCGTGTCACGCagaaggaggagctggagagacAGAAGATCGACCTGCAGCAAGAGGTGGACAAGCTGGCCCGGGAGAACGCCAGCATGAGGCTGGAGCTGGACGCCCTGCGAGCCAAGTATGAGGCCCTGCAGTGTTTCGCCCGGACTGTGACCCGCGGGCCCCTCTCGCCGGGCAAGGTGGCGACCACCAGCGTCATCACCATCGTCAAGTCGGCCAACCACAACAACTCCAGCCCAACGCCATTTTCAGCGCAGTCCTAG
- the mafk gene encoding transcription factor MafK isoform X1, which translates to MQGMTTQFKTSKALKMCSYVSSTLHVLQVKREVVENAPALSDDELVAMSVRELNQHLRGLTKDDVVRLKQRRRTLKNRGYAASCRIKRVTQKEELERQKIDLQQEVDKLARENASMRLELDALRAKYEALQCFARTVTRGPLSPGKVATTSVITIVKSANHNNSSPTPFSAQS; encoded by the exons ATGCAGGGAATGACGACTCAGTTCAAGACGAGCAAAGCTTTAAAG ATGTGCTCGTATGTGTCTTCCACTCTCCACGTGCTACAGGTCAAGAGGGAGGTGGTCGAAAATGCCCCAGCGCTCAGCGACGACGAGCTGGTGGCCATGTCCGTGCGCGAGCTCAACCAGCACCTGCGCGGGCTGACCAAGGACGACGTCGTGCGGTTGAAGCAGAGGCGACGCACGCTCAAGAACCGGGGCTACGCCGCCAGCTGCCGCATCAAGCGTGTCACGCagaaggaggagctggagagacAGAAGATCGACCTGCAGCAAGAGGTGGACAAGCTGGCCCGGGAGAACGCCAGCATGAGGCTGGAGCTGGACGCCCTGCGAGCCAAGTATGAGGCCCTGCAGTGTTTCGCCCGGACTGTGACCCGCGGGCCCCTCTCGCCGGGCAAGGTGGCGACCACCAGCGTCATCACCATCGTCAAGTCGGCCAACCACAACAACTCCAGCCCAACGCCATTTTCAGCGCAGTCCTAG